From Rutidosis leptorrhynchoides isolate AG116_Rl617_1_P2 chromosome 3, CSIRO_AGI_Rlap_v1, whole genome shotgun sequence, a single genomic window includes:
- the LOC139902788 gene encoding metacaspase-4-like — protein MGKKAVLIGCNYAGTKAELKGCINDVKRMHRCLIDRYGFSDEDINVLIDSDDSYTQPTGRNIRKALADLVQSAEEGDFLFVHYSGHGTRLPAETGDDDDTGYDECIVPSDFNLINDDDFRELVDKVPHGCRITIVSDSCHSGGLIDEAKEQIGESYKNDTEQNENSGSGSGFGFRSFLHKTAETALESRGIHLPSGLRHRRNEEEDEGQQEETYDGNLHVKNKSLPLSTLIDILKQQTGKEDIDVGKVRPTLFDMFGEDSSPKVKKFMNVLLNKFQGNNVGGGESGSGGFLGMVGSLAQEFLKQKLDNDSDYAKPAMETKVGRKEEAYAGSNKRELPENGILISGCQTHETSADATPSGKPDQAYGALSNAIQTIIEESDGRVSNSQLVTEARKLLKKQGFTQHPGLYCDDNHVEAAFVC, from the exons ATGGGGAAGAAAGCAGTGTTGATCGGATGCAATTACGCCGGAACAAAAGCCGAGCTCAAAGGATGCATTAACGACGTCAAACGAATGCACCGTTGTCTCATCGATCGGTACGGTTTCTCCGATGAGGATATCAACGTTCTTATCGATTCCGATGATTCCTACACTCAACCTACTGGCCGGAACATCCGTAAAGCGCTCGCTGATCTTGTTCAATCGGCTGAGGAAGGAGACTTTTTGTTTGTTCATTATAGCGGTCATGGAACTCGATTGCCGGCTGAAActggtgatgatgatgatacaggATATGATGAGTGTATCGTTCCCTCTGATTTTAACCTAATTAACG ATGACGACTTCAGGGAGCTTGTTGATAAAGTGCCTCATGGCTGCAGAATCACTATTGTATCCGATTCATGCCACAGTGGTGGACTGATCGATGAAGCTAAAGAACAAATTGGCGAAAGCTACAAAAACGATACAGAACAAAACGAAAATAGTGGATCTGGATCGGGTTTTGGATTTAGAAGTTTCTTGCATAAAACTGCTGAAACCGCCTTGGAATCTCGTGGTATTCATCTTCCCTCTGGTTTACGCCATAGACgcaatgaagaagaagatgaaggacAACAAGAAGAAACGTACGATGGAAATCTTCacgttaaaaacaaatctttaccTCTTTCAACCCTAATTGACATACTAAAACAACAAACCGGCAAAGAAGATATCGATGTCGGGAAAGTAAGACCGACATTATTTGATATGTTCGGTGAAGATTCGAGTCCGAAGGTGAAAAAGTTCATGAATGTTTTATTAAACAAGTTTCAAGGCAACAATGTTGGTGGTGGTGAAAGTGGTAGTGGCGGTTTTCTTGGTATGGTTGGGAGCTTAGCTCAAGAGTTTCTGAAGCAAAAACTCGATAATGATTCGGACTACGCAAAACCCGCAATGGAAACGAAAGTGGGGAGGAAAGAAGAGGCGTATGCTGGATCGAATAAACGCGAGTTGCCAGAAAACGGTATTTTGATCAGCGGGTGTCAGACGCACGAGACGTCAGCTGATGCCACTCCAAGTGGCAAACCGGATCAAGCTTATGGGGCTCTTAGTAATGCGATTCAAACGATTATTGAAGAATCAGATGGTCGTGTTAGTAATTCCCAGCTCGTTACTGAGGCTAGGAAGTTGCTAAAGAAACAGGGGTTCACTCAACACCCGGGTCTCTACTGTGACGATAATCATGTTGAGGCGGCTTTTGTTTGCTAA
- the LOC139897308 gene encoding uncharacterized protein gives MQPPFLQLTPDLVQHFSHPHNLIMHQLPETIEVNCSGCNSSCTQTVFVCWQCNFFLHEQCYRATRSLKHPLHPLHPLSLIPFPTYPSNSFYCNSCNIIGTGFSYSCANCEFDLHVQCAYSISMAAASFQNSHQFQELVPPTWNEHNSVVDHNAVPLFSYEPLNSISDRYHSSSLDLPYDSVHQNSIPMTAQDSSMAAQNLDDSHNSIPSVQYPSIDAIPTSLIPTAHDSILQNEPSISVPTSSQKPPNISQNPSMAQSEPSVFIPTAPSNPIPSTQDSSTSQTKPSVTQNESKDNKIMHFSHPHNLTAIDLKEDEENEVTCSGCEDTVIGKGYSCVEPTCDFHLHESCFQLKKVLDHKSHPEHQLTLLALAPYNNKNGEFTCNACFSDGTGFCYHCSVCKFDLHIQCVSLPETMKRSDHEHLLKLFYSCPVKNEDYTFSCDVCHGEVQKDRWVYYCESCDYGTHLGCVDCDECEADSINDAEAQLNSVMDARAQLERLQLQMQMARQQAQLMASMGASLANLV, from the coding sequence CATTTCAGCCACCCGCACAACCTAATCATGCACCAACTGCCCGAAACCATCGAAGTCAACTGTTCCGGTTGCAACTCTTCTTGCACCCAAACCGTATTCGTTTGCTGGCAATGCAACTTTTTCCTTCACGAACAATGTTATCGAGCCACTCGATCCTTAAAACATCCATTACATCCTTTACATCCCTTAAGTTTAATTCCTTTCCCTACTTATCCATCCAATTCATTCTACTGCAATTCATGTAACATCATCGGAACCGGCTTTTCTTATTCATGCGCTAATTGTGAATTCGACCTTCATGTTCAATGCGCTTATTCCATTTCCATGGCTGCTGCAAGTTTTCAAAACTCTCATCAGTTTCAAGAACTAGTTCCACCAACTTGGAACGAACATAATTCTGTCGTTGATCATAACGCTGTCCCCTTGTTTTCGTATGAGCCTCTAAATTCCATTTCCGATCGATATCATTCTTCGAGTCTTGATCTACCTTACGATTCTGTTCATCAAAATTCAATTCCTATGACTGCACAAGATTCGTCCATGGCGGCTCAAAATCTTGATGATTCTCATAATTCGATCCCTAGTGTCCAATATCCGTCTATTGATGCCATTCCAACGAGTCTGATTCCTACCGCGCATGATTCAATTCTTCAAAATGAGCCTTCTATTTCCGTTCCAACGAGCTCTCAAAAACCGCCTAATATTAGCCAAAATCCCTCCATGGCTCAAAGTGAACCTTCCGTTTTTATTCCTACTGCTCCATCGAATCCAATTCCGAGCACCCAAGATTCATCAACATCTCAAACCAAACCTTCTGTGACTCAAAATGAATCAAAAGATAATAAAATCATGCATTTCAGCCACCCACATAATTTAACTGCGATCGATTTAAAAGAAGATGAAGAAAATGAAGTTACGTGTTCAGGATGTGAGGACACTGTAATTGGTAAGGGCTATTCGTGTGTCGAACCAACTTGTGACTTTCATCTTCATGAATCATGTTTTCAATTAAAAAAAGTGCTTGATCACAAATCGCACCCTGAGCACCAGTTGACTCTCCTCGCATTAGCCCCGTACAATAACAAAAACGGAGAGTTTACATGTAACGCATGTTTTAGTGATGGAACAGGTTTTTGTTATCACTGTTCTGTTTGTAAGTTTGACCTACACATTCAATGTGTAAGCTTGCCTGAAACAATGAAACGAAGCGATCACGAGCACTTGCTTAAGTTATTTTATTCTTGTCCGGTAAAAAATGAGGATTATACGTTTTCTTGTGATGTGTGTCATGGTGAAGTTCAAAAGGATCGTTGGGTATATTATTGTGAATCGTGTGATTATGGCACACATTTGGGTTGTGTTGATTGTGATGAATGTGAAGCGGATAGTATTAATGATGCAGAAGCGCAGCTTAATAGCGTTATGGATGCACGAGCCCAGCTCGAGCGGCTGCAGCTTCAAATGCAAATGGCTAGACAGCAAGCGCAGCTTATGGCTAGTATGGGTGCCAGCCTGGCTAACTTGGTATAA